From Loxodonta africana isolate mLoxAfr1 chromosome 2, mLoxAfr1.hap2, whole genome shotgun sequence, the proteins below share one genomic window:
- the LOC100654460 gene encoding olfactory receptor 2T27-like, producing the protein MMTDYLLHKTVISVPGCGIQIVLGLGLGGTECILLGLMSYGHYVAIYNPPLYLLIMNWPLYRQIVVSSWTSDSLNALIHTVYPMSFHICENREIHHFYCELPGVLRFSCEDTLSYETGVLISTTILLLIPFSVILASYTLILITIIQMAPTEGQKKAHSTYSSHLTVVSLYYGAIIFMYVRLISSHASGQDKVVPVFYTILTPMLNPVIYSLRIKDVMGALGKVLWVCSLYSKI; encoded by the coding sequence ATGATGACTGACTACCTTCTGCACAAGACAGTCATCTCCGTTCCTGGATGTGGGATACAGATAGTCCTTGGGTTAGGCCTGGGTGGGACTGAGTGTATCCTCTTAGGTCTTATGTCCTATGGCCACTATGTTGCCATCTACAATCCCCCACTCTACCTTCTCATCATGAACTGGCCCCTCTACAGGCAGATAGTTGTTAGCTCATGGACCAGTGATTCTCTCAATGCCTTGATACATACAGTGTACCCCATGAGTTTCCACATTTGTGAAAACAGGGAAATTCATCATTTTTATTGTGAACTTCCTGGAGTCTTGAGATTCTCCTGTGAGGACACCTTGTCCTATGAGACTGGGGTATTGATCAGCACCACCATTCTGCTTCTTATTCCATTTTCAGTCATCCTTGCCTCCTACACACTCATCCTgatcactattattcaaatggcTCCCACTGAGGGACAGAAGAAAGCACACTCCACCTACTCCTCTCACTTGACAGTGGTTAGTCTATATTACGGTGCCATCATTTTCATGTACGTGAGACTGATCTCTTCCCACGCCTCAGGCCAAGATAAAGTAGTGCCAGTCTTCTACACCATCCTCACTCCCATGCTCAACCCCGTGATCTATAGTCTTCGGATTAAGGATGTTATGGGGGCCCTGGGAAAAGTCCTATGGGTGTGTTCTTTATATTCTAAAATATGA
- the LOC100654172 gene encoding olfactory receptor 2AJ1-like codes for MMGFENYTSGSDFILLGLFSSSQISLVFFSFICIIFVMTVTENTVMIFLIRKDLRLHTPMYFLLSHLSFMDILHISSIVPKMVADFLSGNRTISFAGCGFQIFLSLTLLGGECLLLAAMSYDRYVAICHPLCYPILMNEHISILMASGSWLVGKINSTVHTAYALHFPFCGSRAIDHFFCEVPAMLKLSCVDTLHYERGGYVSGIIFLVILFSMIFASYMKVLLTVLQMKSSEARKKSFSTCSFHMIVVMMYYGPFIFTYMRPKSYHIPGQNKFLAIFYTILTPTLNPIIYSFRNKDVLAAMKAMLESNFLPNR; via the coding sequence ATGATGGGATTTGAGAATTACACTTCTGGCAGTGATTTTATTCTCTTGGGACTGTTCTCTTCTTCCCAAATAAGTCTGGTGTTCTTCTCCTTTATATGTATCATTTTTGTTATGActgtaacagaaaacacagtcaTGATCTTCCTTATCCGTAAGGACTTACGACTCCATACTCCTATGTATTTCCTGCTCAGCCATCTCTCTTTCATGGATATCTTGCATATTTCCAGCATTGTTCCTAAAATGGTTGCTGACTTCCTGTCAGGCAACAGAACAATTTCATTTGCAGGTTGTGGCTTCCAGATATTTCTCTCCCTCACTCTCCTAGGTGGTGAGTGCCTCCTTCTAGCAGCAATGTCCTATGATCGCTATGTAGCCATctgtcacccactgtgctaccccattctTATGAATGAACATATCAGCATTCTCATGGCTAGTGGGTCCTGGCTAGTGGggaaaatcaactccacagttcACACAGCTTATGCACTCCACTTCCCATTCTGTGGCTCAAGGGCCATTGATCACTTTTTTTGTGAAGTCCCAGCCATGTTGAAGTTGTCCTGTGTAGACACATTACACTACGAAAGAGGTGGTTATGTAAGTGGTATCATCTTCCTGGTCATccttttttccatgatctttgctTCTTATATGAAAGTTCTCCTTACTGTCCTCCAGATGAAATCATCAGAAGCACGGAAAAAGTCATTTTCTACCTGTTCCTTCCACATGATTGTGGTCATGATGTACTATGGGCCATTTATTTTCACATATATGAGACCGAAGTCCTACCACATTCCAGGCCAGAATAAGTTCTTGGCAATATTCTATACCATTCTCACACCTACACTCAACCCTATCATCTACAGCTTTAGAAATAAAGATGTTCTGGCAGCAATGAAAGCTATGCTTGAAAGTAACTTTCTGCCTAACAGATGA